In a single window of the Rhizoctonia solani chromosome 16, complete sequence genome:
- a CDS encoding E3 ubiquitin-protein ligase SNT2, with amino-acid sequence MLVSKLQGRDSKSTDGNKANESKRITEDVWGLEDEEDVLSVAVQVVPAPCRGNRQQTVSYPEPDEAPNLFEGVKLPVQEAWVRYASKEYDPEQRKTGPTLEQRLSTLLHQFPPQIIAKAPNMKGRDCSWCSLSPYDASFETFRNASMLDTIFSSWVDCGYNKDQWRTTINAYLPTLKEHDSLIGKRSNSLQGLHCLEVWRDEWPTLLNEFNAKARAEIIKQARNWIHLKWRWAPWFSSNKLWKSGLVGAKKLKGDQEGGPWIVFNPKFRKASRR; translated from the coding sequence ATGCTGGTCTCAAAGCTTCAAGGCAGAGACTCAAAGTCTACTGACGGCAACAAGGCCAACGAATCAAAGCGAATCACCGAGGACGTTTGGGGCCttgaagacgaggaggacgTACTCTCAGTAGCCGTACAAGTCGTCCCAGCTCCTTGCCGCGGCAACCGGCAGCAGACCGTCTCCTACCCCGAGCCAGATGAGGCGCCAAACCTATTCGAGGGCGTCAAGTTACCCGTGCAGGAAGCTTGGGTACGATATGCATCCAAAGAATACGATCCCGAACAACGCAAAACCGGCCCTACACTCGAACAGCGACTCTCGACCCTGCTCCACCAATTTCCCCCCCAAATCATTGCGAAAGCACCAAATATGAAGGGGAGAGATTGTTCCTGGTGCTCTCTCTCACCTTATGACGCCAGCTTTGAGACCTTCCGCAATGCTTCCATGCTGGACACGATTTTCTCTTCTTGGGTCGATTGCGGGTATAACAAAGACCAATGGCGGACAACAATCAACGCCTATCTGCCCACTTTGAAGGAGCACGACTCGCTTATTGGGAAGAGGTCCAACAGCCTTCAAGGACTGCACTGCTTGGAGGTTTGGAGGGACGAGTGGCCCACGCTACTGAACGAGTTCAACGCCAAGGCCAGAGCAGAGATCATCAAGCAGGCTAGAAATTGGATTCATCTCAAATGGAGATGGGCCCCTTGGTTCAGCTCGAACAAGCTTTGGAAAAGCGGGCTGGTAGGCGCAAAAAAGCTCAAGGGTGATCAGGAGGGAGGCCCGTGGATCGTATTCAATCCTAAGTTCCGGAAGGCCTCGCGTAGATAG